The DNA window CGGATAGATTCCAAAATCGGAGATTCAAGTGGCTCTTTCTTCATTTCGATCTTTATGCTGTCCGGAAAGAGCTCGCTCTGATTCTGAACGTAACCATACACTGTGCGCTCTTTATCAAGTGGAAACGTGACGAACGTTTGAGTAAATCGATCCGCCAACCGATTCAGTATCTTTTTCTGAATTGGCGTGAACTCATAAAATCCGTCGATCAGCAACAGATCACCATTCAAAACGTCTGATCTATTGTTCAACGTTTCCCATGCGCATAAAATCTGCTCATCGGAGTTGAATCTCCGGCTGTTCCGCGATTTTTGACGAACTTTTTCAAATAAATCCATCCAAGCGTTCAACGACGGCTCGCTCAGAGATCGAACCAATACGTTATGTTCATCGCTTTTCAGCCCAGCATTTCTGATCTCGGCAAACGTTTTCTGTAAAAACAAAATCGTCCCCGCGCGACAGTCGGAATCATTTAATTCTGTTCGGATATTTAGCCAGTCTTCAGCATTTCCAACCTGCCGATACACAAAGCCCGCTTCGTCCAAAATCCTGTCGGCAAGCGAAGCGAACGTCCCAACAAACAGTTGCCCCGGCAACGTTTGCTGAACTTCCGCTAAAATCTGATCTTTGAAAAATCGAATATGGTGCACTGACGGCAGAATACAGGAAACCATTTTTCTAAAATTGAGCGCATCAATTGCAAGCCGGATAACACGAGCGGTTTTTCCCGAGTGAAGCGGTCCGATAATGGTGGTTATTCTCGACATGACAAATAAATATAGAAGATAATTCATGAACTATCAAGATGATTTCCGAACAGATTTCCACTTCCTTCCAATTATCTACCGCATAAAAATGATTGGGACGTGAAACGAATATCGGTAATTTATATCAGGAAGTTGATGCTGGATTCTCATCTTTACGCTTTGGAAAAAATGAACATTGAAGTTAAAATCGTGAAAAATCGGGCTGATCTGGCAACTTTTGTCAAGTTACCGTCGAGGATTCATCACGGACACGATAAATGGATGCCACCGATTCTGCGCGATGAATTTCGATCTTTTAATATCGCAACCAATCCTGCCTTTTTCGAAAACGATACCATTTTAGCGATCGCATGGCAAAACAATCGGCCGGTTGGGCGAATCGCAGGTATCATTCACAGACGCTATAACGAATCAATGGGAGAAAAAACCGCACGTTTTAGCTATCTGGAATGTGAGGAAAACATCGTAATCGCAAAAACTCTGTTGGACTTTGTTGAAAATTGGGTAAAAGATCGCGGCATGACAAAAATCATCGGACCGAAAGGGTTTTCTAATCAAGATCCGCAAGGATTCCTTGTTGAAGGATTTGGGAACGAACCTTCGACCGAAGCTTTTTACAATTTTGAATACATTGTTCATTTTCTGAACGACCTGGAATATGTGAAAGAGGTCGATTACGTGGTCTATAAAATCCAGATTCCGGAAAAACCGCCGGAACTTTACCGGAAAATTTCCAATCGGTTCTCAAGGCGAACGGATTTCCATGTCATAGAGTTTACGCGAAAAAAGGAGCTACAGCCATTTATCATCCCGGTTTTTCACTTGATGAATGAGACTTACCGGCATCTGCCAGGCTACGTTGTCCTCAGTGAACAGGAAATGCTTGCGCTCGCCAAACGTTTCCTACCGATTATTGATCCACGATTCGTCAAATTAGTAACGTTTCACAAGCAAGCAATCGCCTTCATCATCGGCATTCCGAATATGAATGCGGGACTCCGGAAAGCCAACGGTCATCTTTTCCCGTTTGGACTTTTCTACATTCTGCATTCACGCAAGACCAGCCGCCAGATGGATTTGATGCTTGGAGCCGAGAAGCCGGAATTCAGAGGCAAAGGCATCGATGCGCTTATGGGATCCTCCATGGTGAGCTCGGCTCATGCCGCCGGTTTCGATTTTCTCGACACGAACCATGAACTTGAGGACAATATTCAGGTTCGCAGTGAAATGGAGCGCGTCGGAGGTGTGATTTATAAACGCTACCGGATTTTTCAAAAATCTTTATAAAAATACAGTCCCACCCGGCTGTAATGACTAAAAATTGTGAAATAGGAAGTATTTCGACGGGTGTCTAACGAAATATCTATTGGAAACGAAAATATTTTATTTTAATATAAGCCGTTCTTTGAAATGGCTGGCGAAATATAACGGACATATACTATAAACACTCAACAACATCCTTAAGCGAAAACGCTTGGAGGATTTTCTCATGTGTTAAGTAATGTTGTATTGCAAGGGGTGTGAGTTGCTATTTTGCTTTTACCTCCCAAAAAGAAACATTATGACGCAATGAGAACCGAAAAAGGAGATAAGAATGCAAGGTAGCAAACTTTATGTAGGAAATTTGAAGTATTCCATAACCAACGAATCGTTGGAATCAATTTTCGCCAAATATGGTGAAGTCAAAAGTGTGAATATTATTGAAGGCAAAGGCTTCGGATTTGTCGAAATGGGCACACCCGAAGAAGCCGAAAAGGCCAAAGAAGGATTAAACGGACAGGAATTTGACGGTCGCACATTGCGCATCGACGAAGCTCGTCCGCCCAAACCGAGAACCAAAAGAGAATTCTCTAATAACTAAACAAACGAAAACCCGATAAAATATTTGCCAGCCATTTCCAGGAATTTTTGTCCATATCCCAGAAATTAAAACAGAAAACTAATCCAGACTCAAGAGGTTTTTCGCGTCAGATCCTCAGCAGTTTTTCGTACCGCGATTACTTTTGATTTGGAAATTTTATAAACAAATGGTTTATCCGCCGATTTAACGAAATAGCTTTCACCAATTTTCCATCCGATTAGTACAGTTCCAATCTCATTTCCGTTTTCAAAAAGCGATAAAATCACCTGCGGTTGGTTGAGCCCATACGAATTGAGCGATCCGGGCGAATAAGTAACCAGTTCATCGGCCGTCAATTCGGCGATCCCGTTTAGCCATCGTTCCATTTGTTTTTCATCTGCATCGACATTATCCAAAGAAACGAGTTTCCAGTTAACCGAATCCGATTTCTCACAAACATAAGATTTATCGTCGAACTTCCAGATGACTTTGTCAATTTTTCTTTGATCCCGAACATTCGGGACAATATTTTTATCTTGCAAATCGAACGTACTCTTAAGCAAGTTGTCCGTCAGCCAATTCTCAACAGTAAAAACCGGATCACGGGAAGATTCCTTCGCAAAAGACGCACCAGACTCGTCTGCCAGATTCTTCGCACCGATAGAAAAAGTCGATTGAGCCAGCGATTCGCCGCTGAACAAATGAATTGTCAGCAATGGCATCGACAAGCCATATTTTGCCAGATTGATTGGTTTTTCGTCTTCAAATGACTTTGCTTTGGTATTTTGAAGTCTGTTTAACAACGACTGAACTTCATTGTTGTCCGCCCGCATGGTAACCGGCGAAATAATATTCCATCCATCACTGGTTTTTTCCAGTTTTGTTTTGCCTTTGGTTTTTGAGATAACTTCGATTCGGTTTACTTCGTTAGCGACGACATGCATGATTTTTTTATCGCGGAAATCAAACGGTTTTTTCTGAACGAATGTCATCAGGGATTTGTTGGTTGTGAAAATATTTGGCTTATCAGGATATTTGACGTAAACCGAAGTACCGGTCGGATTCTCGTCACCAATTAGTAAACGTTGAGGAGCGGCATCTTTCCCCGTCAAAGTCACTTCAGCGCATGGCAAGTCCAAACCAAATGGTTCAAGCGCTGTCAAAGTATCCAGAATTCTCCGGTCTATCGTGGATTCTAGAAGTGAAGTGAGATTCGATGATAAAGCTAATGAATCACAACCGGCGCTGATCGGTTTGACAATCGACCAAACATTATTCATCTTCTCGCAGATGACAGAATCCGATTCTGATCGAATTTCAATCCGGACAACATCGTCTTCGGGAACCGAAAAAAGGAGATTTTCCGTTCGTTTTTTCGATTCTCGCTCCTCGCCGCCTTTGATTTCAAAGAAATAGATCGTTATAAAAAGTAGAACTAAAATGCCCGTCAAACCGGCCAGGTTTTTCCACTTCAAAATTATTTCCTCCTGATAAAAACCATAATTCCAATGCCAAATGCGATCGCCGGCAAAATGATGACGGTCAGCCAAAAAACGGTTTTTATCTGAGCCGGACTCATCTCAACCAATCGAATATCCGGCGCTTTTGGGCGAATCGAAATCAGGTCTTCATCGGATAACAACCAGCTGACAATATTCATGAAAAGATCGCCATTACCTTGACTTGGGAAATAGGCGTTCGAAGCAAAATCCGAGTCGCCGACTGTTACGATTCGCGCTTTGCTTTGGCCGTTCATTCCCGACGCTTTGAGATCAATCGTCGTCGCGCAAATCACCGGGATAGAACCTTTTGCACTGGCGGATTTAATATCAACACGTCCAGTTTTAAGAACCTGATCGACATTGGAAACTGCGTAGCTGTTTGCGCCCGTCAGCGCAATCTCATCGACCAAAATCCCGGTTGATCCTTCCGTGCTCATCGCTTTAACCGACCGCGCCATTGGGAAAAAGGTCATAATTCCTTTCATATCCTTAACAATCGGATGACTGGTATAATCAGATATCAGCGGAATTTCCGGGCCTGCTCCGAAGAGACGTCCAATTCCGCTGATATCGATCAGAAGATTATCGCCAACTTCGACAAACCAATTTTTCATATAATCGATTAAGCCGGCGGAAGGTCTTGGATCCAGCATGAAAAGCGCACCGCCGCCGTTATTGATGTGTTTGGTCAATAAAGCGAGTTCCGAATCGAAAAAGTCCTTTTTAGGACCGGCAATGATGAGAACGGAAACGTCCGCCGGAATTGAGTCGGCACCCGCTAACTGAATCTCGGAAACATCGTAATTCTGTTCGAGAATCGCTTCTTTCGCTTTGGCAAAACCGTCACGCTCCGACGAATTAATGTCCGACTCGCCGTGTCCGGTGACAAATGCGATTTTCTTGTTGCCTTCGCGAGTCACTTTGATAATGGCATTGGTAATTGATTCTTCGGAGGCGGTGGGAACTTGTTCCTCTTTTCCTTCACAGAGAACGACAAGATAGCCGTAATTTTTCACTTTATACTTTTTTGCGATCGTCGGTTTTTCGTCCGGATCGACAATTTCCCATGTCAGCCGTTTGGTGTAATGAGAATATTCCTTCAACCGGTCTTCGACGGAACTTTTATTCAGATCTTTGGCGAAGGCGAAAATCTCAACCTCTTTATTCAAGCCTTTCAGCACTTTAATGGTTTGATCGGAAAGGCTAAACGTTCCCGTCGTCGTCGAATCGATGCGCCAAGTATGACGAGCAAGGAAAAAATTCACAAGGATCAAAATCGCTATCGT is part of the Candidatus Marinimicrobia bacterium CG08_land_8_20_14_0_20_45_22 genome and encodes:
- a CDS encoding RNA-binding protein — translated: MQGSKLYVGNLKYSITNESLESIFAKYGEVKSVNIIEGKGFGFVEMGTPEEAEKAKEGLNGQEFDGRTLRIDEARPPKPRTKREFSNN